The following are encoded in a window of Massilia sp. R2A-15 genomic DNA:
- a CDS encoding HDOD domain-containing protein — protein sequence MDRLEAFKSIAAQAGRGELTFPTNVDATLKLQRALSDPDLHADEAARLVQAEPLLAARTVAIANSAAYKRSGSDVTNVRAAVQRVGFRTLNALAAAVIVRQLDSKITQPDLRAKADQLWKHSAHVAALSQVIARRVTHVDPETALFAGIVHEVGGFYLLSRAAEFPGLLDGDPEEWIEFGEMEIGRGVLKKLGVPPAVMDAIEAMWNGMRALPPETLGDTLMLANDLAPLPSPLHVRAGATTLQSAATIDFVTGDGTLAAILEESAEEVSSLSAALF from the coding sequence ATGGACAGACTCGAAGCCTTCAAAAGCATTGCCGCCCAAGCAGGACGCGGCGAGCTCACCTTCCCGACCAACGTCGACGCCACCCTCAAGCTGCAGCGCGCCCTGAGTGACCCGGACCTGCACGCGGACGAGGCTGCCCGCCTGGTGCAGGCCGAGCCGCTGCTGGCCGCGCGCACGGTGGCGATCGCCAACTCGGCCGCTTACAAGCGCTCCGGCAGCGACGTCACCAATGTGCGCGCCGCCGTGCAGCGCGTCGGATTTCGCACCCTCAATGCGCTGGCGGCGGCAGTCATCGTCCGCCAGCTCGACAGCAAGATTACCCAACCGGACCTGCGCGCCAAGGCCGACCAGTTGTGGAAGCACTCCGCCCACGTCGCCGCCTTGTCGCAAGTGATCGCGCGGCGCGTCACCCATGTCGATCCGGAAACAGCACTGTTTGCCGGCATTGTGCACGAGGTCGGCGGTTTCTACCTGCTGTCGCGCGCGGCCGAGTTTCCCGGCCTGCTCGATGGCGATCCGGAAGAATGGATTGAATTTGGCGAAATGGAAATTGGCCGCGGCGTGCTGAAAAAGCTTGGCGTGCCGCCAGCCGTGATGGATGCCATCGAAGCCATGTGGAACGGCATGCGCGCGCTGCCGCCCGAAACGCTTGGCGACACGCTGATGCTGGCCAACGACTTGGCGCCGCTGCCGTCGCCGCTGCACGTGCGCGCCGGCGCGACGACGCTGCAATCGGCGGCCACCATCGACTTCGTCACCGGCGACGGCACCCTGGCCGCGATCCTCGAAGAATCGGCGGAAGAAGTCAGCAGCCTGAGCGCAGCGCTGTTTTAA
- the yajC gene encoding preprotein translocase subunit YajC, whose protein sequence is MFISNAYAQTAGTAADAGTMATLTSIAPFILMFAVIYFVMIRPQQKRAKEQKSMMDALAKGDEVITAGGILGKVAKVNDTYITVEVAANTEIVIQKSAITTLLPKGTLKSL, encoded by the coding sequence GTGTTCATTTCTAATGCTTACGCACAAACCGCCGGCACCGCCGCGGACGCCGGAACGATGGCCACCCTGACGTCCATCGCGCCGTTTATCCTGATGTTCGCGGTCATCTACTTCGTGATGATCCGCCCGCAGCAGAAGCGTGCAAAAGAGCAGAAGTCGATGATGGACGCGCTGGCCAAGGGCGATGAAGTGATCACCGCCGGCGGCATCCTGGGCAAGGTCGCCAAGGTCAACGATACCTACATCACCGTCGAAGTGGCCGCCAATACCGAAATCGTGATCCAGAAGAGCGCGATCACCACGCTGCTGCCGAAGGGCACCCTGAAGTCGCTGTAA
- the recG gene encoding ATP-dependent DNA helicase RecG has protein sequence MPASKPKPAPKTNESKLAKLGLRTDMDLVLHLPMRYEDETQVVSIREACLRGGHVSQVEGVVTKNEISFRPRRQLLVTIADETGDLLLRFMNFYGSQVKQLAEGTRVRARAELKHGFFGAEMVHPAYKVINEGAPLPTVLTPVYPSGEGLSQAILRRAIGDAMKRIDWQDTLPPKLLAAMNLSNFEPSVRLLHTPPQEIDENALMDRSHPAWVRMKFDELLAQQLSLKRAQRARRAKGAPVIKTMGTLTETFTAILPFQLTGAQARVLKEIRADLRQPYPMQRLLQGDVGSGKTVVAALAAAQAIDSGYQAALMAPTEILADQHFRKIAAWMEPLGVKVAWLTGSLKKKDKAAATALVESGEAQLVIGTHALIQDTVNFAKLGLVIVDEQHRFGVGQRLTLRNKGSNGKTPHQLMMSATPIPRTLAMTYYADLEVSIIDELPPGRSPIVTRAIDQNRRDEVIERVHAAALEGRQVYWVCPLIEESEALQLQTATDTHAMLAEALPDLQVGLVHGRLKPAEKQEVMDAFAANEVQVLVATTVIEVGVDVPNASLMVIEHAERFGLSQLHQLRGRVGRGSAASVCLLLYQSPLGGVAKQRLMTMRETTDGFEIARRDLEIRGPGEFLGARQSGQAMLRFADLETDQWLVEQARDVAHNLLHESDDEVVEAHLARWLGGKEEFLKV, from the coding sequence ATGCCAGCATCCAAACCGAAACCTGCGCCAAAAACCAACGAAAGCAAGCTAGCGAAGCTGGGACTGCGCACCGACATGGACCTGGTGCTGCACCTGCCGATGCGCTACGAAGACGAAACCCAGGTCGTCTCGATCCGCGAAGCCTGCCTGCGCGGCGGCCACGTATCGCAGGTCGAGGGCGTCGTCACCAAGAACGAAATCAGCTTCCGGCCGCGCCGCCAGCTGCTCGTGACCATCGCCGACGAAACCGGCGACCTGCTGCTGCGCTTCATGAACTTCTACGGCAGCCAGGTCAAGCAGCTGGCCGAAGGCACCCGCGTGCGCGCCCGAGCGGAACTCAAGCATGGATTCTTCGGCGCGGAGATGGTGCACCCCGCTTATAAAGTCATCAACGAAGGCGCTCCGCTGCCCACCGTGCTTACGCCAGTCTACCCCTCCGGCGAAGGCTTGTCGCAGGCGATCCTGCGGCGCGCGATCGGCGACGCGATGAAGCGCATCGACTGGCAGGACACGCTGCCGCCCAAGCTGCTGGCGGCGATGAACCTGTCGAACTTCGAGCCGTCCGTGCGGCTGCTGCACACGCCGCCGCAGGAGATCGACGAGAACGCGCTGATGGACCGCTCGCATCCGGCTTGGGTGCGCATGAAGTTCGACGAACTGCTGGCCCAGCAGCTCTCGCTCAAGCGCGCGCAGCGTGCGCGCCGCGCCAAGGGGGCGCCGGTGATCAAGACGATGGGCACGCTGACCGAAACGTTCACCGCGATCCTGCCATTCCAGCTGACCGGCGCGCAGGCCCGCGTGCTCAAGGAAATTCGCGCCGACCTGCGCCAGCCGTATCCGATGCAGCGCCTGCTGCAGGGCGACGTCGGCAGCGGCAAGACCGTGGTCGCCGCGCTGGCCGCCGCGCAGGCGATCGACAGCGGCTACCAGGCCGCGCTGATGGCGCCCACCGAGATCCTGGCCGACCAGCACTTCCGCAAGATCGCGGCGTGGATGGAGCCGCTCGGCGTGAAGGTGGCGTGGCTGACCGGCAGCCTGAAAAAGAAGGACAAGGCCGCCGCCACCGCGCTGGTCGAATCGGGCGAGGCGCAGCTGGTGATCGGCACCCACGCGCTGATCCAGGACACCGTCAACTTTGCGAAGCTGGGACTGGTCATCGTCGACGAGCAGCACCGCTTCGGCGTCGGCCAGCGCCTCACCTTGCGCAACAAGGGCAGCAACGGCAAGACGCCGCACCAGCTGATGATGTCGGCCACGCCGATCCCGCGCACGCTGGCGATGACCTACTACGCCGACCTGGAGGTGTCGATCATCGACGAGCTGCCGCCGGGCCGCAGTCCCATCGTTACGCGCGCGATCGACCAGAACCGGCGCGACGAAGTCATCGAACGCGTGCACGCCGCCGCGCTCGAAGGCCGCCAGGTGTACTGGGTCTGCCCGCTGATCGAGGAATCGGAAGCGCTGCAGCTGCAGACCGCGACCGACACCCACGCGATGCTGGCCGAGGCGCTGCCCGACCTGCAGGTGGGACTGGTGCACGGCCGCCTCAAGCCCGCCGAGAAGCAGGAAGTGATGGATGCGTTCGCGGCCAACGAGGTGCAGGTGCTGGTGGCGACCACCGTGATCGAGGTGGGCGTGGACGTGCCGAATGCGTCGCTGATGGTGATCGAGCACGCCGAGCGGTTCGGCCTGTCGCAGCTGCACCAACTGCGCGGCCGGGTCGGGCGCGGCTCGGCGGCCAGTGTCTGCCTGCTGCTGTACCAAAGCCCGCTGGGCGGTGTGGCGAAACAGCGCCTGATGACGATGCGCGAAACCACCGACGGCTTTGAGATCGCGCGGCGCGACCTGGAGATCCGCGGCCCCGGCGAATTCCTCGGCGCACGCCAGTCGGGACAGGCCATGCTGCGCTTCGCCGACCTGGAGACCGACCAGTGGCTGGTCGAGCAGGCGCGCGACGTCGCGCACAACCTGCTGCACGAATCGGACGACGAGGTGGTCGAAGCGCACCTGGCGCGCTGGCTCGGCGGCAAAGAGGAATTCCTGAAGGTCTAG
- the queA gene encoding tRNA preQ1(34) S-adenosylmethionine ribosyltransferase-isomerase QueA produces the protein MYSLSDFDFDLPPERIAQTPLPDRSASRLLQLDGDTIVDRQFSDIVDLLEAGDLLVMNNTRVLKARFFGVKESGGQVEVLVERVLDNRTVLAQVRASKSPKPGNRIRLADAFDVVAGERAGEFFTLTFEGDVFELIEAHGRLPLPPYIDHAADEFDEQRYQTVYSKEPGAVAAPTAGLHFDDALLAKLAAKGVNFAYVTLHVGAGTFQPVRVEDLTKHNMHTEWYTVPQEAVDAVKAAKAAGKAVVAVGTTSLRALESASQSGELVAGSADTALFITPGYTFKTVTRLITNFHLPKSTLLMLVSAFAGYEPIRKAYAHAIASEYRFFSYGDAMLLTTQSR, from the coding sequence ATGTACTCGCTTTCCGATTTCGATTTCGACCTGCCGCCCGAGCGCATCGCGCAGACCCCGCTGCCCGACCGCAGCGCCTCGCGCCTGCTGCAACTCGACGGCGACACCATCGTCGACCGCCAGTTCAGCGATATCGTCGACCTGCTCGAAGCGGGCGACCTGCTGGTCATGAACAATACCCGCGTGCTCAAGGCGCGCTTCTTCGGCGTCAAGGAATCCGGCGGCCAGGTCGAAGTGCTGGTCGAGCGCGTGCTCGACAACCGCACCGTGCTGGCCCAGGTGCGCGCCTCGAAGTCGCCCAAGCCGGGCAACCGCATCCGCCTGGCCGACGCGTTCGACGTCGTCGCCGGCGAGCGCGCGGGCGAGTTCTTCACCCTGACGTTCGAAGGCGACGTGTTCGAGCTGATCGAAGCGCACGGCCGCCTGCCGCTGCCGCCCTACATCGACCACGCCGCCGACGAATTCGACGAGCAGCGCTACCAGACCGTGTACTCGAAGGAGCCGGGCGCCGTCGCCGCGCCGACCGCCGGCCTGCACTTCGACGACGCGCTGCTGGCGAAGCTGGCCGCGAAGGGCGTCAACTTCGCGTACGTCACGCTGCACGTGGGCGCTGGCACCTTCCAGCCGGTGCGGGTCGAAGACCTCACCAAGCACAACATGCACACCGAGTGGTACACCGTGCCGCAGGAGGCCGTCGACGCGGTGAAAGCCGCCAAGGCTGCCGGCAAGGCCGTCGTCGCCGTCGGCACCACCAGCCTGCGCGCGCTCGAATCGGCGTCGCAGTCGGGCGAACTGGTGGCCGGCAGCGCCGACACCGCGCTGTTCATCACGCCCGGCTACACCTTCAAGACGGTCACGCGCCTAATCACCAACTTCCACCTGCCGAAGTCGACCCTGCTGATGCTGGTGTCGGCCTTCGCCGGCTATGAGCCGATCCGCAAGGCCTACGCCCACGCGATCGCCAGCGAATACCGCTTCTTCAGCTATGGCGACGCCATGCTGCTCACGACCCAATCACGTTAA
- a CDS encoding DUF4405 domain-containing protein, translated as MTHKHTANHARHHINLRLERWHRRCVYASGAALLISGAAWLIARFFLRAQGQFGESVSPIEPWAMKLHGAAAMVMLFFLGSLMNGHIRRALKSRRNLVSGWSMITTFLLLVVSGFGLYYLAGESDRSVWSALHWIIGLGGALLLVVHIRLGRAERLRA; from the coding sequence ATGACGCATAAACACACTGCCAACCACGCGCGACACCACATCAACCTTCGCCTCGAGCGCTGGCACCGCCGATGCGTGTACGCCAGCGGCGCGGCATTGCTGATCAGCGGAGCGGCCTGGCTCATCGCTCGGTTTTTCCTGCGCGCGCAGGGCCAGTTCGGCGAGTCGGTCAGCCCGATCGAGCCGTGGGCCATGAAGCTGCACGGCGCCGCCGCGATGGTCATGCTGTTCTTCCTCGGCAGCCTGATGAACGGCCATATCCGGCGCGCGCTCAAGAGCCGTCGCAACCTGGTGTCGGGATGGTCGATGATCACGACGTTCCTGCTGCTGGTTGTCAGCGGATTCGGCTTGTATTACCTGGCTGGCGAAAGCGATCGCAGCGTGTGGTCGGCGCTGCACTGGATCATTGGCCTCGGCGGCGCGCTGCTGCTTGTCGTACACATACGGCTCGGCCGCGCGGAGCGCTTACGCGCTTAG
- a CDS encoding FMN-binding protein, translated as MNVLRYLPVLAAASAAPAFAVQYLSVEQAQKLMFPDATAFREQNLALSSSQMREVEKLSGLPARSVAWRVFGAYRGDTAIGFVVLDDVIGKFELISYAVGLNTDASIRQVEILAYRESHGGEIRNPAWRRQFVGKRAPAGLSIGEGIANISGATLSCTHLTDGVRRIAAIGQLLVKK; from the coding sequence ATGAACGTGCTTCGATACCTGCCGGTGCTTGCCGCCGCCTCCGCCGCGCCGGCCTTCGCCGTGCAGTATCTGAGTGTCGAACAGGCGCAAAAGCTGATGTTCCCGGACGCCACCGCATTTCGTGAGCAGAATCTCGCGCTGTCGTCGAGCCAGATGCGCGAGGTCGAGAAGCTTTCCGGCCTGCCGGCGCGGTCGGTAGCGTGGCGGGTGTTTGGCGCGTACCGGGGCGACACGGCGATCGGCTTCGTGGTGCTCGATGACGTGATCGGCAAGTTCGAGCTGATTTCGTATGCGGTCGGCCTCAATACCGATGCCTCCATCCGCCAGGTCGAGATCCTGGCGTATCGCGAAAGCCACGGCGGAGAGATTCGCAATCCCGCCTGGCGCCGGCAGTTCGTCGGCAAGCGCGCGCCCGCGGGCCTGTCGATCGGCGAGGGCATCGCCAACATCAGCGGCGCGACCTTGTCGTGCACGCACCTGACCGACGGCGTGCGCCGCATCGCCGCGATCGGACAGCTGCTGGTAAAAAAATGA
- a CDS encoding FAD:protein FMN transferase, producing MRRRAQPWLGTLVEVTLAQGLADADADAAIATAFERVALVHRLMSFHETGSDVSRFNRAQAGEVLAVHPLTWQVLKLASEIAEASERAFNVACAPNLVAWRLLPAPAVGGPTFVPGVAVYSCEEDGQVRKLAPAWIDLGGIAKGFAVDCAVEALQAAGALAGCVNAGGDLRAFGPLAFPVLVRAPHDPRRFSESLQLRDRAMATSAGYFSRGSVAGRTVSALVDGRDGAAIVDTVSATVSATRCAVADALTKVVLATRDPGHPALAAFGADVMLRCHSPQSHNDA from the coding sequence ATGAGACGGCGCGCGCAGCCCTGGCTGGGAACACTGGTCGAGGTGACGCTGGCGCAAGGACTGGCCGATGCCGATGCGGATGCGGCCATCGCGACCGCGTTCGAGCGCGTCGCGCTCGTGCACCGTTTGATGAGTTTTCATGAGACCGGCAGCGACGTGTCGCGGTTCAACCGCGCGCAAGCCGGTGAAGTCCTGGCGGTGCACCCCCTGACCTGGCAGGTGCTCAAGCTGGCCAGCGAGATCGCCGAAGCGTCGGAGCGCGCGTTCAACGTCGCCTGCGCGCCGAACCTGGTCGCGTGGCGCTTGCTGCCCGCACCGGCGGTCGGGGGGCCGACATTCGTTCCGGGCGTCGCGGTGTATTCCTGCGAAGAGGATGGGCAGGTGCGCAAGCTCGCGCCGGCGTGGATCGACCTTGGCGGAATCGCAAAAGGTTTCGCTGTCGATTGCGCCGTCGAGGCGTTGCAGGCCGCGGGCGCGCTGGCCGGCTGCGTCAATGCGGGCGGCGACCTGCGTGCTTTCGGTCCGCTTGCGTTTCCCGTGCTGGTGCGCGCGCCGCACGACCCGCGCCGGTTTTCCGAATCCCTGCAATTGCGCGACCGCGCGATGGCGACGTCCGCCGGCTATTTCTCGCGCGGCAGCGTGGCAGGACGTACAGTCAGCGCGCTGGTCGACGGCCGCGACGGCGCCGCGATTGTCGATACCGTCAGCGCGACCGTCAGCGCCACCCGTTGCGCCGTGGCCGACGCGCTCACCAAGGTCGTGCTGGCGACACGAGATCCAGGCCACCCCGCGCTTGCCGCGTTCGGCGCCGACGTCATGCTGCGCTGCCATTCACCCCAATCACACAATGACGCATAA
- a CDS encoding MarR family winged helix-turn-helix transcriptional regulator translates to MQGFERFSGESVRQCGLTHAQFDIIATLGNTAGMTYKELGERTLITKGTLTGVIDRLEQKGLVARTRSGDDKRSFFVSLTPSGAALFSEVFPTVVAHGKQLFAGCSDAEFDAIDQALSRLKQLISHAGHSPSTSPFKEEQ, encoded by the coding sequence GTCGGTGCGCCAGTGCGGGCTCACGCACGCCCAGTTCGATATCATCGCCACCCTGGGCAACACGGCCGGGATGACCTACAAGGAACTGGGCGAACGCACGCTGATCACCAAGGGCACCCTGACGGGCGTCATCGACCGCCTGGAACAGAAGGGCCTGGTCGCGCGCACCCGCAGCGGCGACGACAAGCGCTCGTTCTTCGTCAGCCTCACGCCCAGCGGCGCCGCCCTGTTCAGCGAGGTGTTCCCGACGGTGGTGGCGCACGGCAAGCAGCTGTTCGCCGGCTGCAGCGACGCCGAGTTCGACGCCATCGACCAGGCCCTGTCCAGGCTCAAGCAGCTGATCTCCCACGCGGGCCACTCCCCTTCAACCTCACCCTTCAAGGAAGAACAATGA
- the secF gene encoding protein translocase subunit SecF → MEFFKIKRDIPFMRHALIFNIVSALTFVAAVFFLFHKGLHLSVEFTGGTKLELRYPHAADQEKIRASLVKLGYEQPEVTSFGTAQDIMLRLPVLKGQSGADSSTAVFNALCASESGTPKQIDSVGPGGQPVSKQGCVSAAGAEVLTLQSKDFVGPSVGDELAQNGVNALVMVVIGVMIYLAVRFEWKFAVAAIVANLHDVVIILGFFAFFQWEFSLTVLAAVLAVLGYSVNESVVIFDRIRENFRKQRKAPVTEVIDNAITSTISRTIITHGCTQMMVLSMLFLGGQTLHYFAIALTIGICFGIYSSVFVAAAIAMWLGVKREDLIKPVKEKDETDGAVV, encoded by the coding sequence ATGGAATTTTTCAAGATCAAGCGGGATATCCCGTTCATGCGCCACGCGTTGATTTTCAACATCGTGTCGGCGCTGACCTTCGTCGCCGCGGTATTTTTCCTGTTCCACAAAGGCCTGCATCTTTCGGTCGAGTTCACCGGCGGCACCAAGCTGGAACTGCGCTATCCGCACGCCGCGGACCAGGAAAAAATCCGCGCCAGCCTGGTCAAGCTCGGCTACGAGCAGCCTGAAGTGACCAGTTTCGGCACCGCGCAGGACATCATGCTGCGCCTGCCGGTGCTCAAGGGCCAGTCCGGCGCCGACAGCTCGACCGCGGTGTTCAACGCCTTGTGCGCTTCCGAGAGCGGCACGCCGAAGCAGATCGACAGCGTCGGTCCGGGCGGCCAGCCGGTATCGAAACAAGGCTGCGTGAGCGCGGCCGGCGCCGAAGTGCTGACCCTGCAATCGAAGGACTTCGTCGGTCCGTCGGTGGGTGACGAGCTGGCGCAGAACGGCGTGAACGCGCTGGTCATGGTGGTGATCGGCGTGATGATCTACCTGGCGGTGCGCTTCGAATGGAAATTCGCGGTGGCGGCGATTGTCGCCAACTTGCACGACGTGGTGATCATCCTCGGCTTCTTCGCCTTCTTCCAGTGGGAATTCTCGCTGACCGTGCTGGCCGCGGTGCTGGCGGTGCTGGGTTACTCGGTCAACGAATCGGTGGTCATTTTCGACCGGATCCGCGAAAACTTCCGCAAGCAGCGCAAGGCGCCGGTGACCGAAGTGATCGACAATGCGATCACCAGCACCATCTCGCGCACGATCATCACCCACGGCTGTACCCAGATGATGGTGCTGTCGATGCTGTTCCTGGGCGGGCAGACGCTGCACTACTTCGCCATCGCGCTGACCATCGGTATCTGCTTCGGCATCTACTCGTCGGTATTCGTGGCCGCGGCGATCGCCATGTGGCTGGGCGTCAAGCGTGAAGACCTGATCAAGCCGGTCAAGGAAAAAGACGAAACGGACGGCGCGGTGGTGTAA
- the tgt gene encoding tRNA guanosine(34) transglycosylase Tgt produces MLEFTLLKTDTSGLSHARRGRLKLNHGTIETPIFMPVGTYGSVKAMDPDELKAVGSQIILGNTFHLWLRPGTEVLNKFGGLHGFMGWNGPILTDSGGFQVFSLGAMRKITEEGVKFASPIDGSKLFLSPEISMQIQRALNSDIVMQFDECTPYEIDGRPATSEEAAKSMRMSLRWAQRSMNEFKGGENPNALFGIVQGGMYEHLRDESLAGLEDINFPGIAIGGLSVGEPKDDMMRMLAHVGPKLPANKPHYLMGVGTPEDLVAGVANGVDMFDCVMPTRNARNGWLFTRFGDVKIKNARYKDDPAPLDESCDCYCCKNFSRAYLHHLHRSQEILGARLNTIHNLHYYLKLMQEMRDAIDADGFHAFRLKFNADRARGI; encoded by the coding sequence ATGCTCGAATTTACTCTACTCAAGACCGACACCAGCGGCCTGTCGCACGCGCGGCGCGGCCGCCTCAAGCTCAATCACGGCACCATCGAGACGCCGATCTTCATGCCGGTCGGGACCTACGGTTCGGTCAAGGCGATGGATCCGGACGAACTGAAGGCGGTCGGCTCGCAGATCATCCTGGGGAACACCTTCCACCTGTGGCTGCGCCCGGGCACCGAAGTGCTCAACAAGTTCGGCGGCCTGCACGGCTTCATGGGCTGGAACGGCCCGATCCTGACCGACTCCGGCGGCTTCCAGGTGTTCTCGCTGGGCGCGATGCGCAAGATCACGGAGGAGGGCGTCAAGTTCGCCTCGCCGATCGACGGCAGCAAGCTGTTCCTGTCGCCTGAAATCTCGATGCAGATCCAGCGCGCGCTGAACTCGGACATCGTGATGCAGTTCGACGAATGCACGCCGTACGAAATCGACGGCCGTCCCGCCACCAGCGAGGAAGCGGCCAAGTCGATGCGCATGTCGCTGCGCTGGGCGCAGCGCTCGATGAACGAATTCAAGGGCGGCGAGAATCCGAATGCGCTGTTCGGCATCGTCCAAGGCGGCATGTACGAGCACCTGCGCGACGAGTCGCTCGCGGGACTCGAGGACATCAACTTCCCGGGTATCGCGATCGGCGGCCTGTCGGTGGGCGAGCCGAAGGACGACATGATGCGCATGCTGGCGCACGTCGGCCCGAAACTGCCGGCCAACAAGCCGCATTACCTGATGGGCGTGGGCACGCCGGAAGACCTGGTGGCCGGCGTGGCGAACGGCGTCGACATGTTCGACTGCGTGATGCCGACCCGGAATGCGCGCAACGGCTGGCTGTTTACGCGCTTTGGCGACGTCAAGATCAAGAACGCGCGCTACAAGGACGATCCGGCGCCGCTGGACGAGAGCTGCGACTGCTACTGCTGCAAGAACTTCTCGCGGGCCTACCTGCACCACTTGCACCGCTCGCAGGAGATCCTGGGTGCGCGGCTCAATACCATCCACAACCTGCACTACTACCTGAAGCTGATGCAGGAGATGCGCGATGCGATCGACGCGGACGGCTTCCATGCGTTCCGCCTCAAGTTCAATGCGGACCGGGCGCGCGGGATCTGA
- the secD gene encoding protein translocase subunit SecD translates to MNRYPLWKYILIVIALLFGALYTAPNYFGESPALQVTTGKTTIKVNDATSAQVAAALKQEGIAPDRISLDGQGAGTSVRVRFPTTDAQFKAKLALERDLNRDPTDPDYIVTVNLVKNTPAWMQAIRALPMNLGLDLRGGVHFLMQVDANGVLDNKIKGLQATSRSVLRDKNVRHAGIERVGNTIVIKFRDAETRSRAHDVLAGQVADLAFADAADGADLKLVVSLKPEALKRIVEEGVKQNITTLSKRINELGVSEPIIQQQGADRILIQLPGVQDVARAKDIIGRTATLEMRMVDESITPGTETTAAIPLNSELFTVGTGAPVVLYKDVNLTGEYISGAAASFDQNQQPAVSIDLNGDGGRKMREATRERIGKKMAILLKEKGKYMVASVATIQSELGSTFQISNMGTAERANELALLLRSGALSAPMEFVEERVIGPQLGAENIAKGLYSTVYGFVAIAIFMIIYYQLFGFFSVLALACNLFLLLALLSIMQATLTLPGIAAIALALGMAIDANVLINERIREELRGGNTPQAAIAAGFDRAWATILDSNVTTLIVGLALLVFGSGAVRGFAVVHCLGILTSMFSAVFVSRGVVNLWYGRKKKLGKIAIGTVWTPGVASIKK, encoded by the coding sequence ATGAATCGCTATCCCCTCTGGAAATATATCCTGATCGTCATCGCGCTGCTGTTCGGCGCGCTGTACACGGCGCCGAACTATTTCGGTGAATCGCCGGCGCTGCAAGTGACGACCGGCAAGACCACCATCAAGGTGAACGACGCCACCTCGGCCCAGGTCGCCGCGGCGTTGAAACAGGAGGGGATTGCGCCCGACCGCATCAGCCTCGACGGCCAGGGCGCCGGCACCTCGGTGCGCGTGCGCTTCCCGACCACCGACGCCCAGTTCAAGGCCAAGCTGGCGCTGGAACGCGACCTGAACCGCGACCCGACCGATCCGGACTACATCGTCACCGTCAACCTGGTGAAGAACACCCCGGCCTGGATGCAGGCGATCCGCGCGCTGCCGATGAACCTCGGCCTGGACTTGCGCGGCGGCGTGCACTTCCTGATGCAGGTCGACGCCAACGGCGTGCTCGACAACAAGATCAAGGGCCTGCAGGCCACGTCGCGCAGCGTGTTGCGCGACAAGAACGTGCGCCACGCCGGCATCGAGCGCGTGGGCAACACCATCGTCATCAAGTTCCGCGACGCGGAAACCCGTTCGCGCGCGCACGACGTGCTGGCCGGCCAGGTGGCCGACCTGGCGTTCGCCGACGCGGCCGACGGCGCCGACCTGAAACTGGTGGTCTCGCTCAAGCCGGAAGCGCTCAAGCGCATCGTCGAAGAAGGCGTCAAGCAGAACATCACCACGCTGTCGAAGCGGATCAACGAACTGGGGGTGTCCGAGCCGATCATCCAGCAGCAGGGCGCCGACCGCATCCTGATCCAGTTGCCGGGCGTGCAGGACGTGGCGCGCGCCAAGGACATCATCGGCCGCACGGCGACGCTGGAGATGCGCATGGTCGACGAGTCGATCACCCCGGGCACCGAAACCACCGCCGCCATTCCGCTGAACTCGGAACTGTTCACCGTCGGCACCGGCGCGCCGGTCGTGCTGTACAAGGACGTCAACCTGACCGGCGAATACATTTCCGGCGCCGCCGCGAGCTTCGACCAGAACCAGCAGCCGGCCGTCAGCATCGACCTGAACGGCGACGGCGGACGCAAGATGCGCGAAGCGACCCGCGAGCGCATCGGCAAGAAAATGGCGATCCTGCTCAAGGAAAAGGGCAAGTACATGGTGGCCTCGGTGGCGACCATCCAGAGCGAACTGGGCAGCACGTTCCAGATCTCCAACATGGGCACCGCCGAGCGCGCCAACGAACTGGCGCTGCTGCTGCGCTCCGGCGCACTGTCGGCGCCGATGGAATTCGTCGAAGAGCGCGTGATCGGGCCGCAACTGGGCGCCGAGAACATCGCCAAGGGCCTGTACTCGACCGTGTACGGCTTCGTCGCGATCGCGATCTTCATGATCATCTACTACCAGCTGTTCGGTTTCTTCAGCGTGCTGGCGCTGGCCTGCAACCTGTTCCTGCTGCTGGCCCTGCTGTCGATCATGCAGGCGACCCTGACCCTGCCGGGTATCGCCGCTATCGCGCTCGCGCTCGGCATGGCGATCGACGCCAACGTGCTGATCAACGAGCGCATCCGCGAGGAACTGCGTGGCGGTAACACGCCGCAGGCGGCGATCGCGGCCGGCTTCGACCGCGCCTGGGCCACCATTCTCGACTCCAACGTCACCACGCTGATCGTCGGCCTGGCGCTGCTGGTGTTCGGTTCCGGCGCCGTGCGCGGCTTTGCCGTGGTGCACTGCCTCGGCATCCTGACCTCGATGTTCTCGGCGGTGTTCGTGTCGCGCGGCGTGGTCAACCTCTGGTATGGCCGCAAGAAGAAGCTTGGCAAGATTGCCATCGGCACCGTGTGGACGCCCGGCGTGGCTTCCATCAAGAAGTAA